The sequence ctagcaagctattaacatagcaggggataagaaaagcttaattaaccccttaaggacacatgacatgtgacatgtcatgattcctttttattccagaagtttgttccttaaggggttaaacagaacttgcaataaagaaagcctaaatagggctctctttacaggaagtgtttatggaaggctgtgcaagtcacatgcagggaggtgtgactagggttcataaacaaaagggatttaactcctaaatgtcagaggattgaccagtgaggctgcaggggctttTTCTatccaccaaaacagcttcattaagcttaagttgttcaggtgactatagtgtccctttaaatatttattaaccGCTTATTAATACAGGAATCCTAAATGAGTATGGTTTTGAGACAtaccctggtcaccatattataGCTGTGATGAACCTAACCCTTCCATTTTCATTATGCTGCTCCATCTGTATTTGTTATAGATTTGTCACTTTTGAGCTTTTCCTAATCCCCTTGAAATTGGCAGATGTAGTTTCCAGGAACTGTACACGCGGAGAAGTGCCTAGGTGTAAGAACCTAGGATAATTATCTCCCTAGCTGCTCCCCCAACACACAGATGTACAATGCCCACATTATTGGAGGCATGATCAAATTTACTAGTTAGAAGTTCTGCCCATGGATAATGTGCCCCTAGCCTCACTATCTACTTCTTTCACTTTACCTTACCAGGACGAATATCTTTACGGTAATACACTCAAGGGAATTTGGTATGTTGTTATCTTACTTAGAATATGGATAACTACTGGAAGTTGGTACAGGTTTGCTTTGATTTGTAGTATTAATCTGTATCAACAAATAAACTACTGCATAGAGTGAAATTAACTACCTTCAACCCGTCTTCTTTCCCGGTTCGGATTAATTCATCTATTCTCTTCTTTTCTTCAATctagaagaaataataaaatgtgattaacaagtaattgtattttaatatgaagTCAAAAACTGCTAAAAACATGCATGTACCTCTAGTTCACTTTTacttttcctgcagctcctccggatcGGAAAATAATCAGTGACCTTTCTGTTGGGAGAATTCTTAGCTGGAACTCTAGGAAATAAAGAATCTGTCAGATCATAGAGAGTGAAGAGAATGATTTCACAAGACATTATGTTTAAACCACAGCTTGCCATTTGTCAGGCAACCACTGTAACTTGCCATCACAGTGACTGCATGACCAGGGACAACATTAACTGGCATTATGAAATAGCCTGTTCTCCAGGTTTGTGGTCAGAGCTACAATGCAATGCAGGGACTGCTCAGCAATATAAACCATTATGAAACGCATGAGTGGTTTAACTCCACACAAAAGAAGTGgtaggagaaataaaaaaaataaaaatgtaaaatccattttttttttttttttttttacattcaactATAGTTTTATATTCTGTATAAATCTCTGCTTcacaaaacatgtttaaaaatccacttttttttttttaaactccagcTGACCGTTTTCCTGCATTGTAGTTCTTTAGTTGTTTAACAGATTTATCTGCCAGAGTTAAAGCTTTGGCAAGCATTATGCTCTTTAAACAAACAAGTTAACAGTTTCACCACTCACTTCCTCCTGCTAGGTTTTGCTTTGACTTTCTTCTGCGGTTCGGGCTTTTGATCAGCAGGTGGCCTAACCAATTTTTCAGGAGTGTCTGGTCCAGGGAGATCTTGTTTTGGTACAGAAAACGTTTCCAAAGTATTACAGTCGGTATCCTTAGGTTCCCTTGACTTCACCACCGGTTCTGTTATTGTAACAATTTTCCTTTTATCAACTAAAATAGACATTTAAAGTATCATTTCCAGATAAAAAGACAAATGCATTAAAATTTCCAACTGATGTATAAATACAAAATGATTGTGCTGTGAATATGGGAAAATAGGGTCAGAATGTCAAAGTGACACGGTCACTTTTGTGGCCTTTGCATTTTTGGCAAATCTGTTTATGTGAAAGATGTCAAGTATAGAGCAGTTCGGGAGATATACtttaaaaggaccactaaatctcaatgtaaaacattgccattaggTAAACAAGTGGAAAAGTCTACAAGAAAGTTttaaaaaggaccactataggcacccagaccacttcagctcaatgaaatggtctgggtgccaggtccccttaGTTTtaagcctgcagctgaaaacatagtttcagagaaactgctatgtttacattgccgggttaatccagcctctagaggccggGGGTGGGGGAGGTTTATcaaagagcctatagtgccaggaaaacggggttgttttcctggcactataggttccctttaagcaCGCTTCTAGAGGCTATCATCCTGATAGCTCCCAGAGGCACTTCCATATTCATAACAGAAAACTTGGTTCTTCAATCAAATCCTGCATATAGCAGAATTTGATTGGAGTAGCACTTTGTTTTGCAGTGCTTGCGTTCTACAACCCACTGCTTTTCTATAAACTTGGATGCCGATATCGACAGACCTAGAGGCTGCAGCGGAGCAGTCTTGGCACTGAAAAGAAGGCAAGTTTAACAGATGAAGTCTTCAATTTTACTGAGCAAAGGTGGGTGGACAGTGATCACATTAATATTAGGTAACCTACAGTCCCGAAATACCCATTCTTAGATTCGGGAATATAGGTTCCCTTtcagccagggataggcaaccttcagaacTCTAGATATTCTGGAGTGCATCTACCATAATAATTCgctcacagccataatgctggcaaagcatcaggggagatttaGTCCTCAATATGTGGAGTGcctaaggttgcctacctctgctgtAAGCTCTCTTTCTCCCTGGCACAGCCGTAATTCTCCAACTCCTAGAACCTTCTACAAGAAGCCCACCCACCACCATGTTACTCATGCATGCAGAAGATTAGAAAATCttaagtctatggaggatcctgtgaaGTCTTCTATAGGAAATCTCACACAGGAAGATTGCATGTTTAGTTTAGTGTATGGTTTCATTTGTtgtatattcttttctttttacacCTCTCTTGCAATGTCATGCAAGACTTCAAGTACATTTTTTTAACTTGTACTTTACCAAATAGCTTTTGTCCATATTGTACAGAAATTTATCAGAATGACTTATgacaaaaagtgtaaaaaaaaaattaaaaaggtttgAATCTATACAATTTCACACTGGTGCAAATTAATCTTATCCCAACTGCTTTTCGTCAGCTACCAGGGGTATCAGTCAGCTGCTTGAATCAAAGCTTGTAGAAGAGTACACAACCGGGGATTATGGACGATCTCACTGCACGGGCAGGCAGAATCTATTGAAACCTCAACACTTTGTCCTTTTTGGATCATGCTGCACAAAATCTGTAGTTCTCTATAGCACATACAAATAGATTAAGGAATGGAGACACATACCTTCTGCTTTCTTGTGGGCCTCTGACTGTGTTTTTCCTGGACATTTGCCCTCATAGTTTATAAAGGAGTTTTCTTCTTGAAGCGGTGGGCGAAGGCTGGATGTTTTAGTAGGGCTCATATAAGAGTAGATTTTTGATTGCCCTATGAGCAACAGATCCTGCAGGTGGAACAAAGTATCCCATTGACATTAATATTTCAGTGAACTTTAACCAATGGGACTAGGGATTCATAACAGCAAATCAATGGGTAAGGAGAACCAAATTGGAAAACTTTGGCAAAAATGTACCAGTTTGAGGACATTTTAAATAAtggattattttatataaataagctgtatattatcTATTGTAATACACAAAATTAATGTAAAGCTATTAAAGAAAAAGCTAAATATTTGTGTGTGATTACCTTCCATTACACACAAAAAGCTATGAGACGTGCTCAATTGGTACTTAAAATGATTTCATGTCACAACTCTTGCTACATGGGATGGGGTCCCTTGTCAAAAGTTGAGATCACCATTGTTTTAGCACTACTGATATTAAATGCATATGCATTGGTTCTTTTAAAACAATTCTGCCAAGATGGTGTACAATTTTAGAGCG comes from Pelobates fuscus isolate aPelFus1 chromosome 5, aPelFus1.pri, whole genome shotgun sequence and encodes:
- the KMT5A gene encoding N-lysine methyltransferase KMT5A isoform X1, which gives rise to MGRGKKMSKPSDGRSGEAPETCRTGGTNENHPKMNGDLLLIGQSKIYSYMSPTKTSSLRPPLQEENSFINYEGKCPGKTQSEAHKKAEVDKRKIVTITEPVVKSREPKDTDCNTLETFSVPKQDLPGPDTPEKLVRPPADQKPEPQKKVKAKPSRRKVPAKNSPNRKVTDYFPIRRSCRKSKSELEIEEKKRIDELIRTGKEDGLKIDFISGKGRGVIAARDFQRGEYVVEYHGDLIEITDAKKREAVYAQDSSTGCYMYYFQYLNKTYCVDATKESSRLGRLVNHSKTGNCHTKLHNIKDVPHLILIASRDITAGEELLYDYGDRSKSSIEAHPWLKH